The sequence below is a genomic window from Bosea sp. F3-2.
CATCTGCCAGACTTACGATTTCATCGTGCGCAATCGCATCGAGCAGGGGCGCCTGGTCGAAGTGCTGGAACACGCGCGGGGGCGAACACGCCCATTCTCCGTTATCTTCGCTCCGCATCGCCGGCTCTCGGCCGCTACGCGGGCGCTCATCGACTACCTCACACGAACTGCTTCAGGCGTTTGAGCCCGTCGTCGGACGAGCGCAAGCCACTGACGCGATAATATGATCCCGCACGTAGGCGACCCGGGGATGGCGCAGCGTGCCTTTGTTCCAGACGAGGTAAAGAAGGTTCTCCGGGCCTTGGCGTAGGGTGGGTAGTCCGGTCGCGGCCTATGCTCAGGCCGCCATCTCGACCGGCGCTTTTGCCCCGGTCATGAAGGAGACCGCGTCCGACATCGAATAGGTCTTGGGATCGATCACCGTCAGGCGACGGCCGAGGCGATGGATATGGATGCGATCGGCGATCTCGAAGACATGCGGCATGTTGTGGCTGATCAGCACGATCGCTACGCCGCGCCGCCGGACATCGAGGATCAGTTCGAGCACGCGCCGCGATTCCTTGACGCCGAGGGCCGCAGTCGGTTCGTCCATGATGACAACGCGCGAGCCGAAGGCCGCTGCCCGCGCCACGGCCACACCCTGCCGCTGGCCGCCGGAGAGAGTCTCCACACGCTGGTTGATGTTCTGCACCGTCAGCAGGCCGAGCTCGGTTAGCTTGTCCCGCGCGATGCGCTGCATGGCCTTGCGGTCTAGCATCCGACAAACCGAGCCGAGCACGCCCGGGCGGCGCAACTCGCGGCCGAGGAACATGTTGTCGGCGATCGACAGGCTCGGCGACAGCGCGAGCGTCTGATGCACGGTTTCTATTCCGGCGGCCTGGGCCTCCAGCGGTGAGCGGAACGCGACCTTCTCGCCATTGAGTCTGATCTCGCCTTCGTCTGGAACCAGCGCGCCGGACAGCGCACGGATCAGGGAAGACTTGCCGGCACCGTTATCGCCGATGACGGCG
It includes:
- a CDS encoding ATP-binding cassette domain-containing protein produces the protein MDPQGVGMTIELRTTQPTEPVLQARGLVKRYGRVTALDHADFDLYPGEILAVIGDNGAGKSSLIRALSGALVPDEGEIRLNGEKVAFRSPLEAQAAGIETVHQTLALSPSLSIADNMFLGRELRRPGVLGSVCRMLDRKAMQRIARDKLTELGLLTVQNINQRVETLSGGQRQGVAVARAAAFGSRVVIMDEPTAALGVKESRRVLELILDVRRRGVAIVLISHNMPHVFEIADRIHIHRLGRRLTVIDPKTYSMSDAVSFMTGAKAPVEMAA